The Toxorhynchites rutilus septentrionalis strain SRP chromosome 1, ASM2978413v1, whole genome shotgun sequence genome contains the following window.
ATGTTTATCTGTTGCAGAACTTACTTCCCTTCACGATCTAGGAAATCGCATCTGACAACTTGCGTTCGCATCTTTCGAataaactggtagaatggtttatCCACCGTTTGTTTTATCGAGAGGACACTTTGAGCTCAACACGTTCAATGTTTCAATACCTCATTTGCCGTAAGGATAAATACTAGTTTTCATATCAAGAATAGTTATTATTCAAACTCAAGACTAGTTAGAATGATCTTAATCTCTCCTCATACTCTCCACGTAAATCATATGCATCAACTGACTCGTTGATCGTTTCTAGTGTCCACTGTTTTCAGAATCCATCATCAGTAccaagattaaaaaaaatcggagaggctCGGGTCAAAATTTACTgttggctgatttggcgtggaattgctctataggtATGTACTTCTGATTGGGAGTATTGAAGACGATTTAGTTGCACCACAGTTTTAATCCTTCTTCTGCGCCATCTCAGTGAGTTTGATTCTCAAAATTCGTTGATTTACTGTTGGAAATGTGGAaatcttaaggctgatttagacgatgccagtcagcgctctagttgaagtatccagtgaatagagaacagacactctgttcaagttagaggccaattacttgttcgatacaggtaaaagtaacttgaacagagtgtctgttctctgttcactggatacttcaactagagcgctgactggcatcgtctaaatcagcctttactcCCATAGAAGGCTTACTGATGGCAGTTCAGTTGGCATCACGTCGACGCTGGGAGAACGGAAGGGAGCTGTACGTCAGACTGTATGTCAGTAAGCCAGTAAGTCACTGTGATAATTAGTAAGCAACACATGTTATAGAGTCCcgcaataaattatttttgatttgttattttaatttacgTATCGCGTATTTCTTTCGGTCTATCCGAAACAGCCACCTCTTAAATCGCGGAATGGACATCCATCTTCAATTAAATGCGGGGTCTGATATCAGCGTAGTATCGAAGCTAAAAAGATGTAAGAAAATATCAGACGgaggtcacttgagcatcctgaatctcttatcCGCTGGACCAGCCttagagatgaacagtgattggatggaacctaggactaattatgacattccatacagagtgatccaattttctcgttcagtatgggatgttCGTAATGGTAATTAGGTGGTCCtaatgttcgtaatggttcaatcctgttctataacgatgggtcgaaaatgccGAGTAttaaattactcaacaattgctgagtcttaataagaaagacttcagcacattcactggtcttataacaggacactgtccgattaaataccatctcaaaaacatgggtCTAGTGCAAgctgatatttgtcgctttggCAAtgtcgaaagcgaaacctcgaaaCATTTGCTTTGCAATTGCGGTGCTTTAACAAGACGcggacttcaacaccttgataaggctattctggagcccaaggaagtttggtctgtgtcgccgttcaggactataaatttcatcaaacaGATTGTTcccgattggcacctatctcgctataccTTTCAGCCAACTTCTTCATCAGTAAGCAGTAgataataatataaaatatagtAGAAAAAATAGAGCATACCACATTAGTTCAAAATAgtattcaaaataatggacgcagtggttcacacccaacaaggggaGAAAACCTACGATACATCGGACAAAACTACTAtagtaaaaataacaaaacgagACGGCACCGTTTATATTAGCAAACCAAATTtgattataaatatatatgggAGGAGTACAGAAATTAGTCCGAAAATTTGTGGAACGACTTGTAGGTGATTCTCGTGTCGTATACACGAAggtgaattataaaatatattgtttatataaaaGCACATTAAAACACGTTGTTCAGTGAAGAGACGactgaactctcagagtttaaagtctcttcaaTTCAAAACCTGAACCTGAACCTTGTTCAGTGAATACATATCTAAATTTTACAAGAAATAAACAGATCTTACTAAACTATCATAAACTTGCAGTGAAACCTGCTCTTTTAAAGGAAATTAATTCAGTGCAACCGCAAAGGGCTCAAACAGGAAAATGATtggaaaactaaaaaataatcattagaaaagtgtgcaaaatacatAATCTAGGTTAAATGTAGAATTAGAGGCGAATCCCTGTATATGGTAAaatggcatccctggtaagacCCCATCTGGCATCATTTCCATTCagctagtgatgtctaaatttttcatttattcgattatcgataaatcgtttttcaatatttcaatattcgattcattcgaatagttgtctttcaatattcgattaatcgagcaaatatttatttcttgtaataatcacgtatcacgttgtcattctggtcgcgtggtctatcgggttgtcgattccttctttcattaatcgcgattacagtgacaattcttcgatgtattcatattttgattttaaattattcgatacaaaattactcgattataatttcagatattcatTATTAGAataaatcgaacgattaaccgacgtctctacgcACGCCAAGCAGTGAAGACGCGGATTGCAGATCGCAGATTGAGCACACGATGTCGAAGCATTCTTCGtgaccgactggacaacatcgttactgaatgAGCTGGACGACGATGGATCGAGTGGCCGGAGGAGTGGAGTGGAGGAGTAATTGAAAGGTAAAGTTTTCTCCAAGGGCCATTTCATTATCTAGCCTTAAATATATTAAGGATAGAGAATGAAATAAGGCtagaaggctagagacgaatgaacatatgggaattgatttttccgaattttccaacTTTCCTTTAGAGTTATGGCTCAAATCGggccattccttcttcgggttttgcgcttggTGGTTCTGGAAAgaacatgttcataaaaagtgaatagtaaactaattcattttCCAGGTAGGTAGATAGGTAAGTATTCACGCAGgagaagaaaatgaaacaatatatttaaaaatatatttaacaaaagctgttccctttgtacagtcctacgtcacttcggttatgtccccgacattacccacccgtcttttttttatcccatttatttatttattaggctcattagcattttagctgtaacaaagccaggttttaatcgtgtacatgtacatatgtttatgtttctataaattgtaaattacacagtagtagtagccatttcagcgttaggttttctgtgaCATTAAATTATAGTAAATTACACAGCAGTAACCATTTAGGCGTATTAGGGTATTCTCTCTGTTCTTTCATTGCTCAGCAGACTGGGCAGCGGAGACAGttaatattgatcattgttggtttATTTATAGGACAGCAGCCCGATTTTTCTTGCAGAGCATAGCAGTTGCATATGGATGattcgatctttgttccaccgtggatcgatctccatcgctgatgatggttgcgtggacgtagttattctataccaacacaaagatggtcaattgaggaccctgagtttgaactcacgatcgatcgcttggtaagcgaacgcgtaaccaagtggctacgatctaagacaagaccagacaactggcttcttactcttcttcgtcgtccaaaaacgaagccatgacatgaagatgccagagctgccaaatattataaaatatcggatttttcaaatttctattttaatgaatcgtaacatttggttggtgcgaattcaatgattattgcatattttcaaatagacaatctcaaaaatatgctttaaaaggataaaataagtcttttaaatacccatatctataatataatcgtttccaaaacaaatttgggatttttttttagcaaataaatctaatctgacaaccgttacagcgttatgcagattctcattgtctgaaccaaaacattctatcttattatatgagcaggaatacaaccaaaacaacgttaggaagccattttattcatacaaaacgcaattcaaaaataaaaatgaagtgtaaagccttaaattgtgagcgaaggacggatactcatcctgagtataaattttatcggttccctcaagacaaaaatattcggaaagaatggattcgattttgcgtgaacagtgaattagaagttccattctttgaaatcaaatcaagcacaagaatatgtagcgtaagtattaaaaactaattctaaaacatatcctaatactagtatatatacaggctcattttgttgatgggaaatacaatgaaaatggagttacgaaaattccgaccttagctgcatccgcgaatgaggaatgggaagagatacaaagtattgagaacaattatgatttggttgacgtatatgaaggagataaacaactacaggaagaaatatttcgtttgaaacatcaaatttccaagctgaaaaggtagtgtgtcaaaaaatatgttattttctaatattttatattgatgtaaccgttaatagaattgtaaaacaatggaagaaaaaatgcggatatctgacctcgagaattcgtggaaaacaacccttgaagaagcttttcagagaTGATCTAATTAAGCTATTAACAGGAgaggttaaaaaagtgaaacgttggtccaatgaaacgattacggaaaatttacaaattcggtttgcatgtcaaggtggatacgacaagcttattcaaaaaggcttcccgttcccatccacgaggactctactacgccaaattgaaggagttcgtttcagtcctggtatgtaattataatcatatgtctcatcgcatgttaatatatgaaatgatattttgtaggtattcttgaagatatattcgagctgctacaacataaagtctccacaatgtcggttgaagaaaaggactgcggattggttctagacgaaatgagcatagacgaggcaaatgagttttgccaaaatacgaagcagtttgttggaacaacaacgcttcctatgtcccaaactttagcctgtaaagctttggtattcatgctagttggaatcgcagcgcgctggaaacaggtggttgctttcgagtacaccggcaactctatacaaaaagagtttttgaagaatgctgtattgtctgcagtttcaagagcagtgggaatcagtttgcgtgtccattttataacaacagattccgggtccgaaaaccagcgcatgtggaaggatttggggatcgatattcgtcgcaaaaatgagacattaaatgctgcgatacctcatccaaacgctgagaacagaatgctagagatcatacccgatcccgtacacgtatttaaaaatacagtacatggctggttgaacaatgtctacctgaaagttccggattggtatgttcgtgaaaaaaagctaacatccaatattgttcatcgagaccatttaaccacaatcgtgaactccgaaataaacaacacgttgcggctttgtcacagactaacggcctcggatgtgtgctttgacaacagaacatcttcaatagataaaatgaaagtatgcaacgcaacaaaatattgcaacaggacggtggctgcagcattgaagtttcatgcggaaatacgagaattaccggagcttcttactaccgcatgcttcatagaagactttgctcgatggttcgagcttatcaataatagggcagaagaaaaagtattttgtttgaatgatcctatgaaatatgacgaggatatcgctcatctgaagaccatggtgcggttaatgtatgatctccaagtaggacacggacattggaaaccatggcaaacaattccttcacatttcctctaaactaagtatcgtaatatcaattaaattcattttttttctaaattcaatacaaacccaacgtaatttatttttattggcaacactggaaaaatcgactttgtttacaaaatttatcgaaatcgaccaatcagaaatcagaacgactgacagaaatttggtccgtatctgacagaaatttggtccgtaaaagaccccctattgtctgatcttatcttaggctACGATGACCCACAAGAGTGCTTGTTGTTTCCACGCCATCTTTGATCGAACTGACAGTACCCGAGCTAAAAGAAACGAGCAAcccgtttctagggagcccagagAGCAATTCTTTTGGTGAGAAAAAAACGCTCTTTACTATTTTACagaaaggtattgaaatcattctcatttttcTATTGAACTCCCGTTAATTCAACGCATTTCAATGTCGATCAGTGATTCTAGTAAATATCTTCCATCAATAGGAGAAGCAAGTAaactaaatattaggctgtcaaaaaagtcctgcggtatttttttttaattttcatttgttcataaaattagttacaatcatctgttttaagtcaaatatgcgccgttttgttcgatgacttgttcccaatgagatgccaacttcataatactcctgttatagaagctcgcttccttattggcaaaaaaaactcggatagccaattttcacaggcctcttttgtggctaacttctgactacctagctcgttcgccatggacaaaaacaggtggtattCACTTGGTGCaatgtccggactatacggcggatgcaaaagaagctcccatccgagctcccggagcttctggcgcgtcaccaaagaagtgtgtggcctggcgttgtcctgatggaagacaatgcggcctctgtttatcaaatatggcctcttcttcatgagtgctaccttcaagcggtccagttgttggcagtacaggtccgaattgagcgtttggccatagggaagcagctcataatagattattccttgacaatcccaccaaacacacagcagaactttcctggccgttaatgagggcttggccaccgtctgagccgcttcagcgggcttcgacaacgaccgtttgcgcttcacgttgtcctaagtgacccacttttcatcgccagtcaccatccgcttcagaaacgggtcgattttgttgcgattcagcagcgattcacatgcgtcgatacggtcaaagatgtttttttgcgtaaccgtgtgtggcatccatacatcgagcttctttgtgaatccaagcttcttcaaatggttaataacggtttgatgacttatccccagctcctGGCtaatgctacggctgctactatgccggtctttctcggctaattcagcgattttgtcgcaattttcgacgacaggccttccggagcgtggcgcatcttcgacgacctctacaccagaacgaaaacgttgaaaccatcgttgtgcggtggaaatggaagctgtatcgggtccacaaactgcacaaattgtattggcagcttgagatgcatttttgcctttgtcatagtagtactgtaaaatatgtcggattttctctttattttgctccatatttgcgacactataactcacgaacgtcttatccaaacaaaacactgtcaaggactatattatagcgcgcaaaaatacctttccaacaagctatagtatgactcgatacaatgaatacaactagaactacgcacttacaacgacacctcgcggaaataccgcaggacttttttgacagtctaatatTACTATCTTACTCAACGGGTACAGACCAAAAATTCCGAAATTTCAGCAATCTGGCGAACAACTACTGTGG
Protein-coding sequences here:
- the LOC129762814 gene encoding uncharacterized protein LOC129762814, producing MSVEEKDCGLVLDEMSIDEANEFCQNTKQFVGTTTLPMSQTLACKALVFMLVGIAARWKQVVAFEYTGNSIQKEFLKNAVLSAVSRAVGISLRVHFITTDSGSENQRMWKDLGIDIRRKNETLNAAIPHPNAENRMLEIIPDPVHVFKNTVHGWLNNVYLKVPDWYVREKKLTSNIVHRDHLTTIVNSEINNTLRLCHRLTASDVCFDNRTSSIDKMKVCNATKYCNRTVAAALKFHAEIRELPELLTTACFIEDFARWFELINNRAEEKVFCLNDPMKYDEDIAHLKTMVRLMYDLQVGHGHWKPWQTIPSHFL